A genomic stretch from Nitratidesulfovibrio sp. SRB-5 includes:
- a CDS encoding ferritin-like domain-containing protein, with amino-acid sequence MNKATKPAKAKPAKPAAAAPSPREARKAKVIEVLNRARAMELNAITQYMNQHYGLDNMDYGALAADMKLIAIDEMRHAEMFAERIKELGGEPTTEREGDLVKGQDVQTIFPYDAGLEDDTIDAYNQFLQVCRENGDSISMKLFETIIEEEQVHFNHFDNVGEHLKNLGDTYLSKIAGTSASTGPSTKGFLISKGGAAAG; translated from the coding sequence ATGAACAAAGCGACGAAACCGGCAAAGGCCAAGCCCGCCAAGCCCGCAGCGGCGGCGCCCTCCCCGCGCGAGGCCCGCAAGGCCAAGGTCATCGAGGTGCTGAACAGGGCGCGCGCCATGGAACTGAACGCCATCACCCAGTACATGAACCAGCACTACGGGCTGGACAACATGGACTACGGGGCGCTGGCGGCGGACATGAAGCTGATCGCCATCGACGAAATGCGCCACGCCGAGATGTTTGCCGAGCGCATCAAGGAACTGGGCGGCGAGCCCACCACGGAGCGCGAGGGCGACCTGGTCAAGGGGCAGGACGTGCAGACCATCTTCCCCTACGACGCCGGGCTCGAGGACGACACCATCGACGCCTACAACCAGTTCCTTCAGGTCTGTCGTGAAAACGGCGACAGCATCAGCATGAAGCTGTTCGAGACCATCATCGAAGAGGAGCAGGTGCACTTCAACCACTTCGACAACGTGGGCGAACACCTGAAGAACCTGGGCGACACCTACCTGTCGAAGATCGCGGGCACCTCTGCCTCCACCGGCCCTTCCACCAAGGGCTTCCTGATCAGCAAGGGCGGCGCCGCGGCGGGCTAG
- the cas2 gene encoding CRISPR-associated endonuclease Cas2 gives MLMLITYDVNTEDREGKTRLRRVAKLCLDYGQRVQLSVFECEVDPGQWETLRHKLVSTIAPEKDSLRFYRLGRDGKRRVEHVGIKEPVDLEGPLVV, from the coding sequence ATGCTCATGCTCATTACCTACGACGTGAACACCGAAGACCGCGAAGGCAAAACCCGCCTGCGCCGGGTAGCCAAGCTCTGCCTGGACTACGGCCAGCGCGTGCAGCTTTCGGTATTCGAGTGCGAGGTGGACCCCGGCCAATGGGAAACCCTGCGCCATAAGCTTGTGTCCACCATCGCCCCGGAAAAGGACAGCCTGCGCTTCTACCGCCTTGGCCGCGACGGCAAGCGCCGGGTTGAACACGTGGGGATCAAGGAACCCGTGGACCTTGAAGGCCCCCTTGTGGTGTAG
- the cas1c gene encoding type I-C CRISPR-associated endonuclease Cas1c, which yields MRRLLNTLYVTTQGAYLAKDGEAVAVRVEQETRLRVPLHGLGGVVCFGLVSASPPLLAACAEQDIGVSFLSEHGRFLASVRGPVSGNVLLRREQYRRADQPEARALLCGCFVQGKIINARTVLRRFLRDHGDSADAPAIASAASSMADMLDRVARATTEEQIRGIEGEAASLYFGVFDGLILTRTRDFTFTTRSRRPPLDPVNCLLSFVYTLLAHDVRSALETVGLDPQVGFLHRDRPGRPSLALDVMEEFRHWLADRLVLSLVNRGQLNPKDFKRSGSGGVVLADDARKDVLVAWQKRKQEEVLHPFLDERMPIGLLAHTQAMLLARHLRGELDAYPPFLWK from the coding sequence ATGCGACGCCTGCTCAATACGCTCTACGTGACCACCCAAGGCGCCTACCTTGCCAAAGACGGCGAGGCCGTGGCCGTGCGGGTGGAACAGGAAACCCGCCTGCGGGTGCCTTTGCACGGGCTTGGCGGGGTGGTGTGCTTCGGGCTGGTATCGGCAAGCCCGCCCCTGCTTGCAGCCTGCGCCGAACAGGACATCGGCGTCAGCTTTCTTTCCGAGCATGGACGGTTTCTGGCCTCGGTGCGCGGGCCGGTTTCGGGCAACGTGCTGTTGCGGCGCGAGCAATACCGCCGTGCCGACCAGCCCGAGGCCCGCGCCCTGCTTTGCGGATGCTTCGTACAGGGCAAGATCATCAACGCCCGGACGGTGCTGCGCCGTTTTCTGCGCGACCATGGCGACAGCGCGGATGCTCCGGCCATCGCATCGGCGGCCTCGTCCATGGCCGACATGCTCGACAGGGTGGCGCGCGCCACCACGGAAGAACAGATCAGGGGCATCGAGGGCGAGGCGGCATCGCTCTACTTCGGCGTGTTCGACGGGCTCATCCTGACGCGCACCAGGGATTTCACCTTCACGACGCGCAGCCGCCGCCCCCCGCTGGATCCGGTCAACTGCCTGCTGTCCTTCGTGTACACCCTGCTTGCCCACGACGTACGTTCGGCACTGGAAACCGTGGGGCTGGACCCGCAAGTGGGCTTTCTGCACCGCGACAGGCCGGGCAGGCCAAGCCTTGCCCTGGATGTCATGGAAGAGTTCCGCCACTGGCTTGCGGACAGGCTGGTGCTTTCGCTCGTCAACAGGGGGCAACTGAACCCCAAGGACTTCAAGCGCAGCGGCTCCGGCGGCGTGGTGCTGGCCGACGATGCTCGCAAGGATGTGCTTGTGGCGTGGCAGAAGCGCAAACAGGAAGAAGTGCTGCACCCCTTTCTGGATGAACGGATGCCCATAGGATTGCTGGCGCATACGCAAGCCATGCTGCTGGCGCGCCATCTGCGCGGCGAACTGGATGCCTATCCCCCGTTCTTGTGGAAATAG
- the cas4 gene encoding CRISPR-associated protein Cas4 has translation MYPESDLLPVSALQHLIYCPRQCALIHIEQVWDDNVHTALGNILHERVDRPGMERRRGVRTEFGVPLRSLALGLAGRADAVEFAADGPCPVEYKQGRPKRHGADHIQLCAQAMCLEEMTGRAVPLGVLFYATTRKRQTVELDEHLRRQVRETAMALHALVATGITPRPEPGPKCKGCSLADRCRPGTFAQGGRSAARYLAQARRAVRDEDARPGARDNVPDGIPDSVPKGTRDGARDIDMPPAPRPPHPPRQEDD, from the coding sequence ATGTACCCGGAGTCCGACCTGCTGCCGGTCTCGGCGTTGCAGCATCTGATCTATTGCCCACGCCAGTGCGCGCTCATCCACATCGAACAGGTGTGGGACGACAATGTGCACACCGCGCTGGGGAATATCCTGCACGAGCGGGTGGACAGGCCGGGCATGGAGCGGCGCAGGGGCGTGCGCACGGAATTCGGCGTGCCCCTGCGCTCGCTGGCGCTTGGCCTTGCGGGCCGGGCCGATGCGGTGGAATTTGCCGCCGACGGTCCCTGCCCCGTGGAATACAAGCAGGGGCGGCCCAAACGCCACGGCGCCGACCACATCCAGCTTTGCGCGCAGGCCATGTGCCTTGAGGAGATGACCGGGCGCGCCGTGCCGCTGGGCGTGCTGTTTTACGCCACCACGCGAAAACGCCAGACGGTGGAACTGGACGAACACCTGCGACGGCAAGTGCGCGAGACGGCCATGGCCCTGCATGCGCTTGTCGCCACGGGCATCACCCCGCGTCCGGAACCCGGCCCGAAGTGCAAGGGATGTTCGCTTGCGGACCGTTGCCGCCCCGGCACGTTCGCGCAGGGTGGGCGCAGCGCCGCCCGCTATCTGGCGCAGGCCCGGCGGGCAGTGCGCGACGAGGATGCCCGGCCCGGAGCGCGTGATAACGTCCCCGACGGCATCCCAGACAGCGTCCCGAAGGGGACGCGGGATGGCGCGCGGGACATCGACATGCCCCCCGCCCCGCGCCCGCCCCATCCGCCCCGCCAGGAGGACGATTGA
- the cas7c gene encoding type I-C CRISPR-associated protein Cas7/Csd2 — MSQPISKRYEFVLFFDVENGNPNGDPDAGNLPRLDPETSRGLVTDVCLKRKVRNFVELVKGNTAPHEIYVREKAVLALQQKRAHEALGEVDKKADKTEQARKWMCRNFYDVRTFGAVMSLKDVSCGQVRGPVQMAFARSVEPVVPLDISITRMAVATEREAEAQEGDNRTMGRKSIIPYGLYRAEGFVSAHLAAQTGFTDDDLELFWQALENMFEHDHSAARGKMASRALIVFEHEGALGNAPAHTLFGLVASPRAEGSTGPARAFEDYAITVNDAGAPAGVRVIRRL, encoded by the coding sequence ATGTCCCAGCCCATCAGCAAGCGGTACGAATTCGTGCTCTTTTTCGACGTGGAGAACGGCAACCCCAACGGCGATCCGGACGCGGGCAACCTGCCCCGGCTGGACCCGGAAACCAGCCGTGGCCTCGTCACCGACGTGTGCCTGAAGCGCAAGGTGCGCAACTTCGTGGAACTGGTGAAGGGCAACACGGCCCCGCACGAAATCTACGTGCGCGAAAAGGCCGTGCTTGCGTTGCAGCAAAAGCGGGCGCACGAGGCGCTCGGCGAGGTCGACAAGAAGGCGGACAAAACCGAGCAGGCCCGCAAGTGGATGTGCCGCAACTTCTACGACGTGCGCACCTTTGGCGCGGTGATGTCGCTGAAGGACGTCAGTTGCGGCCAGGTGCGCGGCCCGGTGCAGATGGCCTTTGCCCGCAGCGTGGAGCCGGTGGTGCCACTGGACATCTCCATCACCCGCATGGCCGTGGCCACCGAACGCGAGGCGGAAGCGCAGGAAGGCGACAACCGCACCATGGGCCGCAAGTCCATCATCCCTTACGGCCTGTACCGGGCGGAAGGCTTCGTTTCCGCGCACCTGGCCGCACAGACCGGCTTCACCGACGACGACCTTGAACTGTTCTGGCAGGCGCTGGAAAACATGTTCGAGCACGACCATTCCGCCGCGCGCGGCAAGATGGCGTCCCGCGCCCTGATCGTCTTCGAGCATGAAGGCGCCCTTGGCAACGCGCCCGCGCACACGCTGTTCGGGCTGGTGGCCTCGCCCAGGGCCGAAGGGTCGACCGGACCGGCGCGCGCGTTCGAAGACTACGCCATCACCGTGAACGATGCCGGGGCGCCCGCCGGTGTGCGGGTGATCCGGCGGCTGTAG
- the cas8c gene encoding type I-C CRISPR-associated protein Cas8c/Csd1, whose protein sequence is MILQALDAYYQRLADDPSENVPRQGYSREKIHFALVIGQDGTLLDVHDLRIQDGKKLVPKELFVPHPGKKRAGTNPPPNFLWDNTGYVLGSDTKGKPDHTRKCFLAFRRQVLAIPDDGDAGLTAVRAFLSAWQPERASEVISPFLPWDEVAGWNVVFRLDGDMGYIHDRPAARAAWEALHGQSADAEQGFCLVTGRLASIVRLHPAIKGVRGAQSSGAALVSFNLDAFTSYGKEQNHNAPVSEAATFGYTTALNHLLRAGSNRRMQIGDATTVFWSERPSVLEDLMGLFLDKGPAPAPDEAGHADGQAADDGGLAQVVRRVLEAMREGRMPKELGDPDARFYVLGLAPNAARLSVRFFEVSTTGKIAARVGSHFRDIQTERRHPRDPEFPSMWQLLIELAPLRKSDNIPPTLSGALMRAILGGHPYPRSLLTAIIGRIRADHEVSCLRAALLKGYFTRAPKGDNTWEVGVTLDPASTDIGYRLGRLFAILEKAQQDALPGINATIRDRFYGAASATPRAVFPRLIHLAQFHISKAEYGYISDKRLGEVMEGLNDFPAHLTMEQQGRFALGYYHQRNALWRKADTTAQAPVPAND, encoded by the coding sequence ATGATCCTGCAAGCACTGGATGCCTACTACCAGCGCCTTGCCGACGACCCGTCGGAAAACGTGCCCCGGCAGGGCTACAGCCGCGAAAAAATCCACTTCGCGCTGGTCATCGGGCAGGACGGAACGCTGCTGGATGTGCATGATCTGCGCATACAGGATGGCAAAAAACTTGTGCCGAAGGAGTTGTTTGTCCCCCATCCTGGAAAGAAAAGAGCCGGAACGAATCCCCCACCGAACTTCCTGTGGGACAACACCGGCTACGTGCTGGGATCTGACACAAAAGGCAAGCCGGACCATACCCGAAAGTGCTTCCTCGCCTTCCGTAGGCAGGTCCTAGCTATACCCGACGATGGTGATGCAGGCCTCACCGCCGTGCGCGCCTTTCTCAGCGCCTGGCAACCAGAGCGCGCCTCGGAAGTAATCTCCCCCTTTCTGCCGTGGGACGAGGTGGCCGGATGGAACGTGGTGTTCCGGCTGGACGGCGACATGGGCTACATCCACGATCGCCCGGCTGCCCGCGCCGCGTGGGAGGCCTTGCACGGCCAGTCCGCCGATGCGGAGCAAGGCTTCTGCCTCGTCACCGGAAGGCTGGCCTCCATTGTCCGGCTGCACCCGGCCATAAAGGGCGTGCGCGGGGCGCAGTCTTCCGGCGCGGCCCTGGTCTCCTTCAACCTCGACGCCTTCACCTCCTACGGCAAGGAACAGAACCACAACGCCCCCGTGTCCGAGGCTGCCACCTTCGGCTACACCACTGCGCTCAACCACCTGCTGCGGGCGGGCAGCAACCGGCGCATGCAGATAGGCGACGCCACTACGGTGTTCTGGAGCGAACGGCCAAGCGTGCTGGAAGACCTGATGGGCCTGTTTCTGGATAAAGGCCCGGCTCCTGCCCCGGACGAGGCCGGGCATGCCGATGGGCAGGCTGCGGACGACGGCGGCCTGGCCCAAGTAGTTCGCCGCGTTCTGGAAGCAATGCGCGAGGGCCGCATGCCCAAGGAACTGGGCGACCCCGACGCGCGTTTCTATGTGTTGGGCCTTGCCCCCAATGCCGCCCGGCTGTCGGTGCGCTTCTTCGAGGTATCGACCACTGGCAAGATCGCGGCGCGCGTGGGCAGCCACTTCCGCGACATCCAGACGGAGCGCCGCCACCCGCGCGATCCGGAATTCCCCAGCATGTGGCAACTGCTGATCGAACTCGCCCCGCTACGCAAGAGCGACAACATACCGCCCACGCTGTCCGGCGCGCTGATGCGCGCCATTCTTGGCGGGCACCCATACCCCCGCAGCCTGCTGACGGCCATTATCGGACGCATCCGCGCGGATCACGAGGTTTCCTGCCTGCGCGCCGCGCTGCTCAAGGGCTATTTCACCCGCGCCCCGAAGGGCGACAACACATGGGAGGTCGGCGTGACTCTGGATCCCGCATCCACGGACATCGGCTACAGGCTGGGGCGGCTGTTCGCCATCCTTGAAAAGGCGCAGCAGGACGCCCTGCCCGGCATCAACGCCACCATCCGGGACCGCTTCTACGGTGCGGCCTCGGCCACGCCACGGGCCGTGTTCCCCCGGCTGATTCACCTTGCACAATTCCACATCTCCAAGGCGGAATACGGCTACATCTCGGACAAACGCCTGGGCGAGGTCATGGAAGGCCTGAACGACTTTCCCGCCCATCTGACCATGGAGCAGCAGGGACGTTTTGCGCTTGGTTACTACCACCAGCGTAACGCCCTGTGGCGCAAGGCCGACACCACCGCGCAGGCCCCCGTTCCCGCGAACGACTAG
- the cas5c gene encoding type I-C CRISPR-associated protein Cas5c — protein sequence MSFGVSLAVWGEYACFTRPEFKTERVSYDVITPSAARGLLEAIYWKPAIAWVVDRIRVLNPIRFDSVRRNEVGCKIPLGAVTAAMKDPERPLGILVEDERQQRATLLLRDVRYVIDAHFEARDEDGRNTAKHRDIFLRRAARGQCFHMPYLGCREFPASFAPLDDSPSSALDDALKGERDLGWMLHDLDYGSDGERQPRFFRACMQDGVIEVPPLRSPEVRA from the coding sequence ATGTCCTTTGGCGTCAGTCTTGCGGTCTGGGGAGAGTACGCCTGCTTCACCAGGCCGGAGTTCAAGACCGAGCGCGTCAGCTATGACGTCATCACCCCTTCGGCGGCGCGCGGGCTGCTGGAGGCAATTTACTGGAAACCCGCCATTGCGTGGGTGGTGGACCGCATCCGCGTACTCAACCCCATTCGGTTCGATTCGGTGCGGCGCAACGAGGTGGGCTGCAAGATTCCCCTCGGGGCCGTCACTGCGGCCATGAAGGACCCGGAACGGCCACTGGGCATCCTTGTAGAGGACGAACGACAGCAACGGGCCACCCTGCTGCTGCGCGACGTGCGCTACGTCATCGACGCCCATTTCGAAGCCCGCGACGAGGATGGCCGCAACACCGCCAAGCACCGCGACATCTTCCTGCGGCGCGCGGCCAGGGGGCAGTGCTTCCACATGCCCTATCTGGGCTGCCGCGAGTTCCCCGCCTCATTCGCGCCACTGGATGATTCCCCATCCTCCGCCCTCGACGATGCCCTGAAGGGTGAGCGCGACCTTGGCTGGATGCTGCACGACCTGGACTACGGGTCCGACGGCGAACGGCAGCCGCGCTTCTTCCGGGCCTGCATGCAGGACGGTGTCATCGAGGTGCCGCCCCTGCGCTCTCCGGAGGTGCGGGCATGA